ACCAACGAAGACATCCGCAATACGGCGCGGCTACCATCGGTAATATTGACAGCATGAACCCTCCCCTTAAGGGTCGCCGCCATTTCAATCATGTGCATTGGATCTCCACCTTTCGGAGGCGCTACTTCAGCAGTGATTAAAAACTCCCCTGCTTGTGCGGCTCTTTGAAAGGTATTCAAGATTGTAGGACTATTGGTATCTTGCATAACATTCAGGTTTTCGCTTATCTAACAGCGTAAAACAAATGACACCTAAATGCTAAAATCTGGGGCATGGGGCATGGGGCATGGGGGAGTAATGACAAATGACAAATGACAAATGACAAATGACAAATGACCAATGACCAATGACCAATGACCAATGACAAATGTCAAAGAGGTACAGAATAACCCAAAGCCGCTTTGACTTGTGCGAGAGTTTGGTTAGCGATCGCTTGTGCTTTTTCTCTTCCATCCCGCAATACAGACTCTAAATAGCCTTTGTCATCCATTACCGCCTGATATTTTTCTTGCATCGGCTTCAATGCATGAATTGCTGTTTCTGTCAATAATGGTTTGAATTGTCCCCAGCCCATATCTTGACATTCCGCTGCTACTTCTTCTTTGGTTTTACCAGCAAGTAGGGTATACAGTGTTAACAAGTTATGACACTCTGGACGTTCGGGATCGTCGAAAGTTAGACCGCGAACCGGATCAGTTTTACAGCGCTTTATTTTATTAGTAATCTGCTCCGGTGTATCTAGCAAATTAATCCGGCTCAATTCCGATGGATCAGACTTCGACATTTTGCGAGTACCATCGGTCAAACTCATTACCCTTGCGCCTTCCTTACGGATTAAAGGTGCGGGTAACTTCAGCACTGGCTGGTCTGGTTTGGCAAATTGGTGATTAAATCGATTGACAATATCCCGCGTCAATTCCAAGTGTTGCTTTTGGTCTTCACCCACAGGTACTTGATCTGCTTGATACAGCAAAATATCAGCCGCCATCAGCACTGGGTAGTCTAACAAGCCAACGCTGACATTTTCACCCTGCTTCACAGCCTTTTCCTTAAACTGGATCATATCTTGCAACCAGTTTAAGGGTGTGATGCAGTTGAGCAACCAAGTCAGTTCGCTATGTGCTGAAACATGAGATTGCACAAAGATACTAGAATAGTTTAAATCAATGCCACAGGCTAGATAAAGAGCGGCGATGTTGTAAGTATCTGCTGCCAACGTCGCCGGATTATGCGGTACAGTGATAGCGTGTAAATCCACCACACAAAAGTAATTATCGTACTGGTCTTGGATTTCTACCCAGTTGCGAATTGCCCCTAAATAGTTGCCCAAATGTAGATTTCCAGTAGGTTGAACTCCCGAAAGAACGCGCTGCTTACCCATAAATTTAAGTTACTTATCCCAAATCCACATTAGTAAAGTGGCACTCACAAAACACATTCAATTTTGACATTTTCTAGGATGATTCGCTGTCGAGAACAATTTCCTAGTCAACAATTTTTCCACAAACCATGACATTTATTGACAAACCGTACCAAAAACCCATATCTCCAGAAAATTTACATGCACCTCCTAGACTCACCTGTGCTAGTACAGATACTCGTAGGGGCGCAAGGCCTTGCGCCCCTACGAGTATCTGTACTAGCACAGGTGAGTCTAGGAGGTGCATGTAAATTTTCTGGAGAATATGGGTTTTTGGTACGGTTTGTCAATAAATGTCATGGTTTGTGGAAAAATTGTTGACTAGGAAATTGTTCTCGACAGCGAATCATCCTAGAAAATGTCAAAATTGAATGTGTTTTGTGAGTGCCACTTTACTAATGTGGATTTGGGATAAGTAACTTAAATTTATGGGTAAGCAGCGCGTTCTTTCGGGAGTTCAACCTACTGGAAATCTACATTTGGGCAACTATTTAGGGGCAATTCGCAACTGGGTAGAAATCCAAGACCAGTACGATAATTACTTTTGTGTGGTGGATTTACACGCTATCACTGTACCGCATAATCCGGCGACGTTGCAGCAGATACTTACAACATCGCCGCTCTTTATCTAGCCTGTGGCATTGATTTAAACTATTCTAGTATCTTTGTGCAATCTCATGTTTCAGCACATAGCGAACTGACTTGGTTGCTCAACTGCATCACACCCTTAAACTGGTTGCAAGATATGATCCAGTTTAAGGAAAAGGCTGTGAAGCAGGGTGAAAATGTCAGCGTTGGCTTGTTAGACTACCCAGTGCTGATGGCGGCTGATATTTTGCTGTATCAAGCAGATCAAGTACCTGTGGGTGAAGACCAAAAGCAACACTTGGAATTGACGCGGGATATTGTCAATCGATTTAATCACCAATTTGCCAAACCAGACCAGCCAGTGCTGAAGTTACCCGCACCTTTAATCCGTAAGGAAGGCGCAAGGGTAATGAGTTTGACCGATGGTACTCGCAAAATGTCGAAGTCTGATCCATCGGAATTGAGCCGGATTAATTTGCTAGATACACCGGAGCAGATTACTAATAAAATAAAGCGCTGTAAACTGATCCGGTTCGCGGTCTAACTTTCGACGATCCCGAACGTCCAGAGTGTCATAACTTGTTAACACTGTATACCCTACTTGCTGGTAAAACCAAAGAAGAAGTAGCAGCGGAATGTCAAGATATGGGCTGGGGACAATTCAAACCATTATTGACAGAAACAGCAATTCATGCATTGAAGCCGATGCAAGAAAAATATCAGGCGGTAATGGATGACAAAGGCTATTTAGAGTCTGTATTGCGGGATGGAAGAGAAAAAGCACAAGCGATCGCTAACCAAACTCTCGCACAAGTCAAAGCGGCTTTGGGTTATTCTGTACCTCTTTGACATTTGTCATTGGTCATTGGTCATTGGTCATTGGTCATTTGTCATTTGTCATTTGTCATTTGTCATTTGTCATTACTCCCCCATGCCCCATGCCCCATGCCCCAGATTTTAGCATTTAGGTGTCATTTGTTTTACGCTGTTAGATAAGCGAAAACCTGAATGTTATGCAAGATACCAATAGTCCTACAATCTTGAATACCTTTCAAAGAGCCGCACAAGCAGGGGAGTTTTTAATCACTGCTGAAGTAGCGCCTCCGAAAGGTGGAGATCCAATGCACATGATTGAAATGGCGGCGACCCTTAAGGGGAGGGTTCATGCTGTCAATATTACCGATGGTAGCCGCGCCGTATTGCGGATGTCTTCGTTGGTAGCGTCGGTGATTTTATTGCAAAATGGCATTGAGCCGATTTGTCAGATAGCGTGCCGCGATCGCAATCGTATAGGTATACAAGCTGACCTGATGGGCGCCCATGCTTTAGGTATCCGCAATATTTTAGCACTGACAGGCGACCCAGTAAAAGCAGGGGATCATCCCGATGCCAAAGGCGTTTTTGATTTAGAAGCTGTGCGTTTGCTGCAACTAATTAGGAAAATGAATCAGGGTGTTGACTACAACGAAAAACCCCTGACCGATGGCGTCTTAGACTTATTTGCCGGTGCTGCAGTCGATCCGCAATCTGCGAGTTGGTCTGGTTTGCAGAGTCGATTTGAACGCAAAAATTGAAGCGGGAGCGCAGTTTTTTCAAAGTCAATTAATTACCGATTTTGAAAGACTAGAAAAGTTTATGGACAAGATAGCTTCTGCCCATCAAAAACCAATTTTGGCGGGAATTTTTCTGTTAAAATCGGCAAAAAATGCTCAGTTTATTAATAAAGTTGTCCCTGGTGTAAATATTCCCCAGCACATTATTGATAGATTGGCGAAAGCCAAAGACCCGCTACAAGAAGGGGTAAAAATTGCAGCCGAGCAAGTACAGATAGCGCAGCAATTGTGTCAAGGTGTGCATATGATGGCGGTGAAGCGGGAAGATTTGATAGCCCGATTTTGGAGTTGGCGGGGGTGGAAAGGGTAAACAAGTAATAGATTAGCTAGGTAGAGGCGCGAAATCCTGCGTCTCTATCATTTGGGGAGATAGTAAGATTGAAGTGCGCCAGTTTAAAGGCCCCATTTGCTGATTGATTTATTATTAGCAGCAGACTGCGTGAGTTTGAACACCAAGGATACCCATTATGACAGATTTAAATAACCATAACGTAGAATTACTTGATGAAGAAACTTTAGAGGAAGAAGACAATGATGAAGAGCAAGAGGAAAAAGTTAGTTTCCAGTATGATCCTGATGAAATTAACATTGTAACGAGGGAGCCAACCATTGAGCAATTACTTAGAAGAATTGGCGAAGAAGCGCTAGATTTAGCACCTGATTTTCAACGTCATGCGAATTTATGGAAAGAAGATGCTCAAAGTAGGCTCATAGAATCTATTATTATTCGCATCCCCATACCAGCATTGTATATAGATGCTACTAATGAGGATAAATGGTTAGTAGTCGATGGATTACAGCGTTTATTTGCCATAAAACGCTTTATGCTAGACAGAAAACTCAAACTATCTGGATTAGAATATCTTACAAATCTCGAAGGTAAAACATTCGAGCAGATTGAGCGTAGATACCAACGCCGCCTGGAAGAAACTCAACTAACAGTCTATTTGATAGATAAAGGGACACCTCCAGAAATTAAATATAATATTTTCAAACGCATTAATACAGGAGGACTAGCTTTATCTCCTCAAGAATTACGCCATGCTCTTAATCCTGGTAAGGGAACAAAGTTTTTAACTCAATTAGCCGCAGATCCAAAATTTAAACAGGTAGTTAACCTGGGAAACAACCGTAAAATGCGTATGGATGATCGGGAATTTATACTAGGTTTTATAGCCTTTACTCTAACGTCTTATCAAGATTATGCAGATAATAGAGATACTTTTTTGACCAAGGCATTATCTAAGACAAATAAACTTTCTGAGACAGAGTTAAATAAAATAGAAAATAATTTTAGAAGAACAATGGTGGCTGCTTGGAATATATTTGGTAAAAATGCATTTCGTAAAATATCTAATTCCCAAAAGAAGCAGTTTCCTATAAATAAAGCTTTATTTGAATCTTGGTCAGTGCTTTTAAGCAAATTAAGCGATGAAGAAATTCAACATTTGATAGATAGGAAAACAGAATTAATCAATAAATATAAGCAATATGTAGACAATGATAAATACTTTTTAGAATCTATATCTCAGGCATCAGAAAGAGTACAGTATAGATTTATGATTACCGAGAAAATTATTCAAGAGGTACTTGTATGATTAGTTCCCTAACGCTCACAAATTTTAAGCCTTTTTCAAAATCAATCTCTTACATTCAGACCACTAACACTTTTATCAGGACTTAACAGTACTGGTAAATCTTCAGTTTTACAAGCTTTATTATTATTAAGGCAATCTTATCAAAAAGGATTGCTATTAGAAAGAGGCTTAGTCCTCAATGGTGATTTAGTTAACATTGGTACAGTTGGAGATGCTATTTTTGAAGGTGCATCGAAACAAGATGAATTAATATTTGAAATTCATTGGAATGATAGTACAAAAAGTACTTGGAAATTTAAAAATGAAGAAGATATAGGAGCTAATTTTTTACAACTTACTTCGGAACATGTAGATTCTCAAATCTATGAATCATCCAGTCTTTTTAATCAAAACTTTCATTACATTGAAGCAGAGCGGATAGGACCTAGAGTATTTAATCAAATGTCATATGATAAAGGTCAATTACTCGGAACAATGGGCGGCTAGATGTGAATCACACATTACATTTTTTGGCAGTTAATGAAAGTAAAACTATTTATCATCAAAATTAGTCATCCAAAAGTAAAAACTTCACAAGCCACAATTTGGCGATCCAAAGGAAAAATCACTAACTTTAATAGATCAAGTCGAAGCATGGATGGGAGAAAGATTAGCCCAGGTACACGCATCAGGCTAAAATCAGATCCAGACATGGATTTGATCAATTTGCAATGTGCGTACGGAGATAGTAATCCTTATCGTGTCAACTAATGTTGGCTTCGGAATTACCTACACTTACCAATTATTGTAGCAGGTACTCGCCTCAGAACCTGATTACACTAATTCTAGTTGAAAATCCAGAAGCTCATCTTCATCCGAGAGGACAAGCAAAAATGGGTGAATTATTAGCACTTGCAGCTAGTTGTGGTATTCAAGTAGTAATAGAAACGCATAGTGACCATGTTTTAAATGGTATTCGTCTTGCCGTTCATGGAGGGAAAAATAAAGCAAAATGACGTTCAACTACATTATTTTCAGCGACAAGAAAAACAAGGACAAGCTGTTATAGAAGTAGTATCACCGCGTATTGATAGAAACGGAAGAATTGATAAATGGCCGGATGGATTCTTTGATGAATGGGAAAAAAGTTTAGATGTTTTTACTTGAGCCTGCGGAGGAATAGAAAGTGGATTTTGACTTAATATTAAATGAGCTTATCTTTGCAAAATTCCTGCTCCAAATGAAGAAGTAGCACAGGCAAAAGAATGTCTGAGCTAATTAAGACCATAAAAGCAGTTAAATCTCAGGGGGTGAAAGTAAGCCTTCGCACTAAAGACAATTTTCATACAATAATACTTGCACCTAATTATCCTCTACGTCGCTGGCTTAATGATGCAGATGAGGTAGAGCGAATTTTTATCAAAACTCTTGCAACTAAAGCACCTTTCTCAACTGATATTATAAGTTCTGAGATCCAAGATATTGAAAATAATACTAGCTTGTCTGAATTCCGTTACCAGGGAGAATTAGCTATTGGACTGGGTATTGCTTATGTACTTAATACGATCACAATTAATACGATTCCAATCAGCTTGCTCTCTCAGGAATGCTGGGATTGTACTGATTGGAATCGTATTAATTGTGATCGTATTAAGTACATAAGCAATACCCAGTCCAATAGCTAATTCTCCCTGGTAACGGAATTCAGACAAGCTAGTATTATTTTCAATATCTTGGATCTCAGAACTTATAATATCAGTTGAGAAAGGTGCTTTAGTTGCAAGAGTTTTGATAAAAATTCGCTCTACCTCATCTGCATCATTAAGCCAGCGACGTAGAGGATAATTAGGTGCAAGTATTATTGTATGAAAATTGTCTTTAGTGCGAAGGCTTACTTTCACCCCCTGAGATTTAACTGCTTTTATGGTCTTAATTAGCTCAGACATTCTTTGCTGTGCTACTTCTTCATTTGGAGCAGGATTTTGCAAAGATAGCTCATTTAATATTAAGTCAAAATCCACTTTCTATTCCTCCGCAGGCTCAAGTAAAACATCTAAACTTTTTTCCCATTCATCAAAGAATCCATCCGGCCATTTATCAATTCTTCCGTTTCTATCAATACGCGGTGATACTACTTCTATAACAGCTTGTCCTTGTTTTTCTTGTCGCTGAAAATAATGTAGTTGAACGTCATTTTGCTTTATTTTCCCTCCATGAACGGCAAGACGAATACCATTTAAAACATGGTCACTATGCGTTTCTATTACTACTTGAATACCACAACTAGCTGCAAGTGCTAATAATTCACCCATTTTTGCTTGTCCTCTCGGATGAAGATGAGCTTCTGGATTTTCAACTAGAATTAGTGTATCAGGTTCTGAGGCGAGTACTGCTACAATAATTGGTAAAGTGTAGGTAATTCCGAAGCCAACATTAGTTGCACGATAAGGATTACTATCTCCGTACGCACATTGCAAATTGATCAAATCCATGTCTGGATTTGATTTTAGCCTGATGCGTGTACCTGGGCTAATTTCTCCCATCCATGCTTCGACTTGATCTATTAAAGTTAGTGATTTTTCCTTTGGATCGCCAAATTGTGGCTGTGAAGTTTTTACTTTTGGATGACTTAATTTTTGATGATAAATAAGTTTACTTTCATTAACTGCCAAAAAATGTAATGTGTATTCACATCTAGCGCCCATTGTTCCGAGTAATTGAACTTTATCATATGACATTTGATTAAATACTCTAGGTCCTATCCGCTCTGCTTCAATGTAATGAAAGTTTTGATTAAAAAGACTGGATGATTCATAGATTTGAGAATCTACATGTTCCGAAGTAAGTTGTAAAAAATTAGCTCCTATATCTTCTTCATTTTTAAATTTCCAAGTACTTTTTGTACTATCATTCCAATGAATTTCAAATATTAATTCATCTTGTTTCGATGCACCTTCAAAAATAGCATCTCCAACTGTACCAATGTTAACTAAATCACCATTGAGGACTAAGCCTCTTTCTAATAGCAATCCTTTTTGATAAGATTGCCTTAATAATAATAAAGCTTGTAAAACTGAAGATTTACCAGTACTGTTAAGTCCTGATAAAAGTGTTAGTGGTCTGAATGTAAGAGATTGATTTTGAAAAGGCTTAAAATTTGTGAGCGTTAGGGAACTAATCATACAAGTACCTCTTGAATAATTTTCTCGGTAATCATAAATCTATACTGTACTCTTTCTGATGCCTGAGATATAGATTCTAAAAAGTATTTATCATTGTCTACATATTGCTTATATTTATTGATTAATTCTGTTTTCCTATCTATCAAATGTTGAATTTCTTCATCGCTTAATTTGCTTAAAAGCACTGACCAAGATTCAAATAAAGCTTTATTTATAGGAAACTGCTTCTTTTGGGAATTAGATATTTTACGAAATGCATTTTTACCAAATATATTCCAAGCAGCCACCATTGTTCTTCTAAAATTATTTTCTATTTTATTTAACTCTGTCTCAGAAAGTTTATTTGTCTTAGATAATGCCTTGGTCAAAAAAGTATCTCTATTATCTGCATAATCTTGATAAGACGTTAGAGTAAAGGCTATAAAACCTAGTATAAATTCCCGATCATCCATACGCATTTTACGGTTGTTTCCCAGGTTAACTACCTGTTTAAATTTTGGATCTGCGGCTAATTGAGTTAAAAACTTTGTTCCCTTACCAGGATTAAGAGCATGGCGTAATTCTTGAGGAGATAAAGCTAGTCCTCCTGTATTAATGCGTTTGAAAATATTATATTTAATTTCTGGAGGTGTCCCTTTATCTATCAAATAGACTGTTAGTTGAGTTTCTTCCAGGCGGCGTTGGTATCTACGCTCAATCTGCTCGAATGTTTTACCTTCGAGATTTGTAAGATATTCTAATCCAGATAGTTTGAGTTTTCTGTCTAGCATAAAGCGTTTTATGGCAAATAAACGCTGTAATCCATCGACTACTAACCATTTATCCTCATTAGTAGCATCTATATACAATGCTGGTATGGGGATGCGAATAATAATAGATTCTATGAGCCTACTTTGAGCATCTTCTTTCCATAAATTCGCATGACGTTGAAAATCAGGTGCTAAATCTAGCGCTTCTTCGCCAATTCTTCTAAGTAATTGCTCAATGGTTGGCTCCCTCGTTACAATGTTAATTTCATCAGGATCATACTGGAAACTAACTTTTTCCTCTTGCTCTTCATCATTGTCTTCTTCCTCTAAAGTTTCTTCATCAAGTAATTCTACGTTATGGTTATTTAAATCTGTCATAATGGGTACTCCTTGGTGTTCAAACTCACGCAGTCTGCTGCTAATAATAAATCAATCAGCAAATGGGGCCTTTAAACTGGCGCACTTCAATCTTACTATCTCCCCAAATGATAGAGACGCAGGATTTCGCGCCTCTACCTAGCTAATCTATTACTTGTTTACCCTTTCCACCCCCGCCAACTCCAAAATCGGGGCTATCAAATCTTCCCGCTTCACCGCCATCATATGCACACCTTGACACAATTGCTGCGCTATCTGTACTTGCTCGGCTGCAATTTTTACCCCTTCTTGTAGCGGGTCTTTGGCTTTCGCCAATCTATCAATAATGTGCTGGGGAATATTTACACCAGGGACAACTTTATTAATAAACTGAGCATTTTTTGCCGATTTTAACAGAAAAATTCCCGCCAAAATTGGTTTTTGATGGGCAGAAGCTATCTTGTCCATAAACTTTTCTAGTCTTTCAAAATCGGTAATTAATTGACTTTGAAAAAACTGCGCTCCCGCTTCAATTTTGCGTTCAAATCGACTCTGCAAACCAGACCAACTCGCAGATTGCGGATCGACTGCAGCACCGGCAAATAAGTCTAAGACGCCATCGGTCAGGGGTTTTTCGTTGTAGTCAACACCCTGATTCATTTTCCTAATTAGTTGCAGCAAACGCACAGCTTCTAAATCAAAAACGCCTTTGGCATCGGGATGATCCCCTGCTTTTACTGGGTCGCCTGTCAGTGCTAAAATATTGCGGATACCTAAAGCATGGGCGCCCATCAGGTCAGCTTGTATACCTATACGATTGCGATCGCGGCACGCTATCTGACAAATCGGCTCAATGCCATTTTGCAATAAAATCACCGACGCTACCAACGAAGACATCCGCAATACGGCGCGGCTACCATCGGTAATATTGACAGCATGAACCCTCCCCTTAAGGGTCGCCGCCATTTCAATCATGTGCATTGGATCTCCACCTTTCGGAGGCGCTACTTCAGCAGTGATTAAAAACTCCCCTGCTTGTGCGGCTCTTTGAAAGGTATTCAAGATTGTAGGACTATTGGTATCTTGCATAACATTCAGGTTTTCGCTTATCTAACAGCGTAAAACAAATGACACCTAAATGCTAAAATCTGGGGCATGGGGCATGGGGCATGGGGGAGTAATGACAAATGACAAATGACAAATGACAAATGACAAATGACCAATGACCAATGACCAATGACCAATGACAAATGTCAAAGAGGTACAGAATAACCCAAAGCCGCTTTGACTTGTGCGAGAGTTTGGTTAGCGATCGCTTGTGCTTTTTCTCTTCCATCCCGCAATACAGACTCTAAATAGCCTTTGTCATCCATTACCGCCTGATATTTTTCTTGCATCGGCTTCAATGCATGAATTGCTGTTTCTGTCAATAATGGTTTGAATTGTCCCCAGCCCATATCTTGACATTCCGCTGCTACTTCTTCTTTGGTTTTACCAGCAAGTAGGGTATACAGTGTTAACAAGTTATGACACTCTGGACGTTCGGGATCGTCGAAAGTTAGACCGCGAACCGGATCAGTTTTACAGCGCTTTATTTTATTAGTAATCTGCTCCGGTGTATCTAGCAAATTAATCCGGCTCAATTCCGATGGATCAGACTTCGACATTTTGCGAGTACCATCGGTCAAACTCATTACCCTTGCGCCTTCCTTACGGATTAAAGGTGCGGGTAACTTCAGCACTGGCTGGTCTGGTTTGGCAAATTGGTGATTAAATCGATTGACAATATCCCGCGTCAATTCCAAGTGTTGCTTTTGGTCTTCACCCACAGGTACTTGATCTGCTTGATACAGCAAAATATCAGCCGCCATCAGCACTGGGTAGTCTAACAAGCCAACGCTGACATTTTCACCCTGCTTCACAGCCTTTTCCTTAAACTGGATCATATCTTGCAACCAGTTTAAGGGTGTGATGCAGTTGAGCAACCAAGTCAGTTCGCTATGTGCTGAAACATGAGATTGCACAAAGATACTAGAATAGTTTAAATCAATGCCACAGGCTAGATAAAGAGCGGCGATGTTGTAAGTATCTGCTGCCAACGTCGCCGGATTATGCGGTACAGTGATAGCGTGTAAATCCACCACACAAAAGTAATTATCGTACTGGTCTTGGATTTCTACCCAGTTGCGAATTGCCCCTAAATAGTTGCCCAAATGTAGATTTCCAGTAGGTTGAACTCCCGAAAGAACGCGCTGCTTACCCATAAATTTAAGTTACTTATCCCAAATCCACATTAGTAAAGTGGCACTCACAAAACACATTCAATTTTGACATTTTCTAGGATGATTCGCTGTCGAGAACAATTTCCTAGTCAACAATTTTTCCACAAACCATGACATTTATTGACAAACCGTACCAAAAACCCATATCTCCAGAAAATTTACATGCACCTCCTAGACTCACCTGTGCTAGTACAGATACTCGTAGGGGCGCAAGGCCTTGCGCCCCTACCACGTGGTCTATATACCTGAAAATTACTATCATACAAAACTTAATATCTCGTGAGAAAAACTAGCATTAACGTGGAAAGTAATTAATTTTTCTCATCCGGGGTGTGTGCTTCATGAAAGTCTTACTACTCTGGCCGATAATGCCCAATTCTTTCTGGTCATACCAGGAGACCCTTGACTTGGCTCTTTTACGCTCCACCAATCCGCCATTGGGTTTAATTACCGTAGCAGCAATGCTACCGAGTGATTGGGAAATCAAATTGTGCGATCGCAATGTCGGTCTGGAGACAGATGCAGACTGGGAATGGTGTGATTTAGTAATTATCTCTGCAATGATTATCCAAAAACAAGATTTT
The Gloeotrichia echinulata CP02 DNA segment above includes these coding regions:
- a CDS encoding methylenetetrahydrofolate reductase, translated to MQDTNSPTILNTFQRAAQAGEFLITAEVAPPKGGDPMHMIEMAATLKGRVHAVNITDGSRAVLRMSSLVASVILLQNGIEPICQIACRDRNRIGIQADLMGAHALGIRNILALTGDPVKAGDHPDAKGVFDLEAVRLLQLIRKMNQGVDYNEKPLTDGVLDLFAGAAVDPQSASWSGLQSRFERKIEAGAQFFQSQLITDFERLEKFMDKIASAHQKPILAGIFLLKSAKNAQFINKVVPGVNIPQHIIDRLAKAKDPLQEGVKIAAEQVQIAQQLCQGVHMMAVKREDLIAPILELAGVERVNK
- a CDS encoding DUF262 domain-containing protein, whose translation is MTDLNNHNVELLDEETLEEEDNDEEQEEKVSFQYDPDEINIVTREPTIEQLLRRIGEEALDLAPDFQRHANLWKEDAQSRLIESIIIRIPIPALYIDATNEDKWLVVDGLQRLFAIKRFMLDRKLKLSGLEYLTNLEGKTFEQIERRYQRRLEETQLTVYLIDKGTPPEIKYNIFKRINTGGLALSPQELRHALNPGKGTKFLTQLAADPKFKQVVNLGNNRKMRMDDREFILGFIAFTLTSYQDYADNRDTFLTKALSKTNKLSETELNKIENNFRRTMVAAWNIFGKNAFRKISNSQKKQFPINKALFESWSVLLSKLSDEEIQHLIDRKTELINKYKQYVDNDKYFLESISQASERVQYRFMITEKIIQEVLV
- the trpS gene encoding tryptophan--tRNA ligase, producing MGKQRVLSGVQPTGNLHLGNYLGAIRNWVEIQDQYDNYFCVVDLHAITVPHNPATLAADTYNIAALYLACGIDLNYSSIFVQSHVSAHSELTWLLNCITPLNWLQDMIQFKEKAVKQGENVSVGLLDYPVLMAADILLYQADQVPVGEDQKQHLELTRDIVNRFNHQFAKPDQPVLKLPAPLIRKEGARVMSLTDGTRKMSKSDPSELSRINLLDTPEQITNKIKRCKTDPVRGLTFDDPERPECHNLLTLYTLLAGKTKEEVAAECQDMGWGQFKPLLTETAIHALKPMQEKYQAVMDDKGYLESVLRDGREKAQAIANQTLAQVKAALGYSVPL
- a CDS encoding DUF3696 domain-containing protein; its protein translation is MEGKIKQNDVQLHYFQRQEKQGQAVIEVVSPRIDRNGRIDKWPDGFFDEWEKSLDVFT
- a CDS encoding AAA family ATPase — its product is MLASELPTLTNYCSRYSPQNLITLILVENPEAHLHPRGQAKMGELLALAASCGIQVVIETHSDHVLNGIRLAVHGGKNKAK
- a CDS encoding DUF3696 domain-containing protein, whose amino-acid sequence is MISSLTLTNFKPFQNQSLTFRPLTLLSGLNSTGKSSVLQALLLLRQSYQKGLLLERGLVLNGDLVNIGTVGDAIFEGASKQDELIFEIHWNDSTKSTWKFKNEEDIGANFLQLTSEHVDSQIYESSSLFNQNFHYIEAERIGPRVFNQMSYDKVQLLGTMGARCEYTLHFLAVNESKLIYHQKLSHPKVKTSQPQFGDPKEKSLTLIDQVEAWMGEISPGTRIRLKSNPDMDLINLQCAYGDSNPYRATNVGFGITYTLPIIVAVLASEPDTLILVENPEAHLHPRGQAKMGELLALAASCGIQVVIETHSDHVLNGIRLAVHGGKIKQNDVQLHYFQRQEKQGQAVIEVVSPRIDRNGRIDKWPDGFFDEWEKSLDVLLEPAEE